One region of Deinococcus budaensis genomic DNA includes:
- a CDS encoding GGDEF domain-containing protein, with the protein MSRPRLPFADPDAARRHIYSLVAALACLIQVAVAVVDHLGPAPGVVWEPVVGALLCLGAAATLRYSRVSLSAVDHAVLVAATLSVGVQVVQAFGTPAAPAPRLYFTGVFLFIAGFSILPPRWAMLYTAAVYAVFGALTLTREAGQDLTLLAEMGLIGVLIGHLSIYGQQVSAKRAQTLLFQKLALTDPLTGLDNRRAMYDRLKQAFAEVPQGQDFAVIMLDVDHFKQVNDRYGHDKGDQVLQQVGAVLRAQVRAGDHVARWGGEEFLVLARVRDEGEARAVTTRLWRAVRDAQVEGLPPITASLGVAFASHADSLAGLLHRADTELYRAKALGRDRVILAGEAPPVPGRPPQERPLSVM; encoded by the coding sequence ATGTCCCGGCCCCGGCTTCCCTTCGCAGATCCGGACGCCGCGCGGCGCCACATCTACAGCCTCGTGGCGGCCCTGGCCTGCCTGATTCAGGTGGCGGTGGCCGTGGTCGATCACCTGGGTCCCGCGCCCGGCGTGGTCTGGGAACCGGTGGTGGGCGCCCTGCTGTGCCTGGGGGCGGCGGCCACGCTGCGTTACTCCCGGGTATCCCTCAGCGCCGTGGACCACGCGGTGCTCGTCGCGGCCACGCTGAGTGTGGGCGTGCAGGTGGTTCAGGCGTTCGGGACCCCGGCGGCGCCCGCGCCGCGCCTGTACTTTACCGGCGTCTTTCTGTTTATCGCCGGATTCAGCATCCTGCCGCCCCGCTGGGCCATGCTGTACACGGCGGCGGTGTACGCCGTCTTCGGCGCGCTCACCCTCACCCGCGAGGCCGGTCAGGACCTCACCTTGCTCGCGGAGATGGGCCTGATCGGTGTTTTGATCGGGCACCTCTCCATCTACGGGCAGCAGGTCAGCGCCAAGCGTGCCCAGACCCTGCTGTTTCAGAAGCTGGCCCTGACCGACCCCCTGACGGGCCTGGACAACCGCCGCGCCATGTATGACCGCCTGAAACAGGCTTTCGCGGAGGTGCCGCAGGGCCAGGACTTCGCGGTCATCATGCTGGATGTGGACCACTTCAAACAGGTCAACGACCGCTACGGGCACGACAAGGGCGATCAGGTGTTGCAGCAGGTCGGCGCGGTGCTGAGGGCGCAGGTGCGGGCGGGCGATCACGTGGCGCGCTGGGGCGGCGAGGAGTTTCTGGTGCTGGCGCGGGTCAGAGACGAAGGCGAAGCCAGGGCCGTCACGACGCGGCTGTGGCGGGCCGTCCGGGACGCGCAGGTCGAGGGGCTGCCTCCCATCACAGCGAGCCTCGGCGTGGCGTTTGCGAGCCACGCCGACTCGCTCGCGGGCCTGCTGCACCGGGCCGACACCGAGCTGTACCGGGCCAAGGCGCTGGGCCGCGACCGGGTCATTCTGGCCGGAGAAGCGCCCCCGGTCCCCGGCAGGCCCCCGCAGGAAAGGCCGCTGTCCGTGATGTGA
- the secA gene encoding preprotein translocase subunit SecA, with translation MFRVLNKVFDNNQRDVARIVKTIVQPVNALEEETMKVENLAEAFQALRTRVQEGGESLDDVIVPAFALIREAGRRSIGKRHYDVQLIGGAALHQGRIAEMRTGEGKTLVATLALALNALEGKGCHLVTVNDYLARVGMEEMGLLYRTLGLTVGLASRDLQPAQKQAAYACDITYVTNSELGFDYLRDNMAQSREQLSLRAETPLHFAIVDEVDSILIDEARTPLIISGAAEKATDLYYVYAKLIRRLQRGEPAEPGKRAEPTGDYTIDEKGKQVHITEGGIDKIERLLSIPDLYSPENMDKAHMITQAIRAKELYQREKDYIVNAEGEVVIIDEFTGRSMPGRRYGEGLHQAIEAKEGVKIENENQTLATITYQNFFRLYNKFAGMTGTAKTEEKEFLDIYGSDVLVIPTNRPIIRKDSEDLVYRTRLGKYGAVVQEVAEMHATGRPVLIGTASIDTSEQLSELLKAAGIQHAVLNAKYEAQEASIVAQAGRSGTVTIATNMAGRGTDIMLGGNAEFILGEAVEQNFGVSRFAPEAEAFIKAISRQDPEAERLGMLIPGMVPDFIRQAQQLQADTVADHARVQELGGLHIIGTERHESRRIDNQLRGRAGRQGDPGSSRFYVSFEDDLMRLFANDRVVAMMDRLGMDDTQPIEAKMVTGAIEKAQARVEDRNFGIRKQLLEFDNVMSKQRDEIYAQRREVLLGADEDIEETTEGMIADFTEMQLAYYAPLDQTPESWDLETLRTNLVDAVPQLETYDFEAMRGMTPDAAHAHLLEAVADSFDARKEELSPTMLNSLSRYVLLQVVDQHWKEHLHSMDVLRQGIGLRGYGQRDPFTEYKFEATNMFNDMIDNLKGEVTKFIFRMQFGQAS, from the coding sequence ATGTTCCGTGTCCTGAACAAAGTGTTCGATAACAACCAGCGCGACGTGGCGCGCATCGTGAAGACGATCGTGCAGCCCGTGAACGCGCTGGAAGAAGAGACGATGAAAGTCGAGAATCTCGCCGAGGCCTTTCAGGCGCTCAGAACGCGCGTGCAGGAGGGCGGCGAGTCGCTCGACGACGTGATCGTTCCGGCCTTTGCCCTGATCCGCGAAGCGGGCCGCCGCTCCATCGGCAAGCGGCACTACGACGTGCAGCTGATCGGCGGCGCGGCGCTGCACCAGGGCCGCATCGCGGAGATGCGCACCGGTGAGGGCAAGACCCTGGTCGCCACGCTGGCGCTGGCGCTGAACGCCCTGGAGGGCAAGGGCTGCCACCTCGTCACCGTGAACGACTACCTCGCCCGCGTGGGCATGGAGGAGATGGGGCTGCTGTACCGCACGCTGGGCCTCACCGTCGGCCTCGCCAGCCGTGACCTCCAGCCTGCCCAGAAGCAGGCCGCCTACGCCTGCGACATCACCTACGTGACCAACAGTGAGCTGGGCTTCGATTATCTGCGCGACAACATGGCCCAGAGCCGCGAGCAGCTGTCCCTGCGCGCCGAGACGCCGCTGCACTTTGCCATCGTGGACGAGGTGGACTCGATCCTGATCGACGAGGCCCGCACGCCGCTGATCATCTCGGGCGCCGCCGAAAAGGCCACCGACCTGTACTACGTGTACGCCAAGCTGATTCGCCGCCTGCAACGGGGCGAACCCGCCGAACCCGGCAAACGCGCCGAGCCAACCGGCGACTACACCATCGACGAGAAGGGCAAACAGGTCCACATCACGGAAGGCGGCATCGACAAGATCGAGCGCCTGCTCTCGATTCCCGACCTCTACAGCCCCGAGAACATGGACAAGGCGCACATGATCACCCAGGCCATCCGCGCCAAGGAGCTGTACCAGCGCGAGAAGGACTACATCGTGAATGCCGAGGGCGAGGTCGTCATCATCGACGAGTTCACCGGCCGCTCGATGCCGGGCCGCCGCTACGGCGAAGGGCTGCACCAGGCGATCGAGGCCAAAGAAGGCGTCAAGATCGAGAACGAGAACCAGACGCTCGCCACCATCACCTACCAGAACTTCTTCCGGCTGTACAACAAGTTCGCCGGGATGACGGGCACCGCCAAGACCGAGGAAAAGGAATTCCTCGACATCTATGGCTCGGACGTGCTGGTGATCCCCACCAACCGCCCGATCATCCGCAAGGATTCCGAGGACCTGGTCTACCGCACCCGCCTGGGCAAGTACGGCGCGGTCGTGCAGGAGGTCGCCGAGATGCACGCGACCGGGCGCCCGGTATTGATCGGCACCGCCAGCATCGACACCAGCGAGCAGCTCAGCGAACTGCTGAAGGCGGCGGGCATTCAGCACGCGGTCCTCAACGCCAAGTACGAGGCGCAGGAGGCCAGCATCGTCGCTCAGGCAGGCCGCTCGGGCACCGTCACCATCGCCACCAACATGGCCGGGCGCGGCACCGACATCATGCTGGGCGGCAACGCCGAATTCATCCTGGGCGAGGCGGTCGAGCAGAATTTCGGTGTCAGCCGCTTCGCCCCGGAAGCCGAGGCGTTTATCAAGGCGATCAGCCGCCAGGACCCGGAGGCCGAGCGGCTGGGGATGCTGATTCCCGGCATGGTGCCCGACTTTATCCGGCAGGCGCAGCAGCTTCAGGCCGACACGGTGGCCGACCACGCCCGCGTGCAGGAACTCGGCGGCCTGCACATCATCGGCACCGAGCGCCACGAGTCCCGGCGCATCGACAACCAGCTGCGCGGCCGCGCGGGCCGTCAGGGGGACCCCGGCAGCAGCCGCTTTTACGTCTCCTTCGAGGACGACCTGATGCGCCTCTTTGCCAACGACCGCGTGGTCGCCATGATGGACCGCCTGGGCATGGACGACACCCAGCCCATTGAGGCCAAGATGGTCACGGGCGCCATCGAAAAGGCGCAGGCGCGGGTCGAGGACCGCAACTTCGGCATCCGCAAGCAGCTGCTGGAGTTCGACAACGTGATGAGCAAGCAGCGCGACGAGATCTACGCCCAGCGCCGCGAGGTGCTGCTCGGCGCCGACGAGGACATCGAGGAGACCACCGAGGGCATGATCGCGGACTTCACCGAGATGCAGCTCGCCTACTACGCGCCCCTTGACCAGACGCCCGAAAGCTGGGACCTCGAAACCTTGCGGACGAATCTGGTGGACGCCGTGCCGCAGCTCGAAACCTACGATTTCGAGGCGATGCGCGGCATGACCCCCGACGCGGCGCACGCGCATCTGCTGGAAGCCGTGGCCGACTCCTTCGACGCCCGCAAGGAAGAACTCAGCCCCACCATGCTCAACAGCCTGTCGCGCTACGTGCTGCTTCAGGTCGTGGACCAGCACTGGAAAGAGCACCTGCACAGCATGGACGTGCTGCGCCAGGGCATCGGGCTGCGCGGCTACGGGCAGCGCGACCCCTTCACCGAGTACAAGTTCGAGGCCACGAACATGTTCAACGACATGATCGACAACCTCAAGGGCGAAGTGACCAAGTTCATCTTCCGGATGCAATTCGGCCAGGCGAGCTGA
- the tsaD gene encoding tRNA (adenosine(37)-N6)-threonylcarbamoyltransferase complex transferase subunit TsaD produces the protein MSARPAPTYLLGIDTSCDDTGVGIVERAPDGSVRVLANRVWSQTVHAQYGGVMPELASREHVERIDAVLEGALAEAGLTVRDLGAVAATSGPGLVGALLVGLMYGKGLAQALGVPFYAAHHLEGHIFAAASEADLRPPYLALVVSGGHTHLFDVPQDGEYVLVGATRDDAAGEAFDKIARLAGLGYPGGPAISEAARRGDPDAVPFKAPLQGQKGFDFSFSGLKTAALLAHRAGARPEDLAAGFERAAVRFLVGTTLRAAQACGRATVVVSGGVAANRALREAFAQSGVQAVFPGSGLNTDNGAMIALAAAAALGAGRPPSPLSEGAVAYAPLANA, from the coding sequence ATGAGCGCCCGGCCCGCCCCCACCTACCTGCTCGGCATCGACACCTCCTGCGACGATACCGGCGTGGGCATCGTGGAACGCGCCCCGGACGGGTCGGTGCGCGTGCTCGCCAACCGGGTGTGGTCCCAGACGGTCCACGCCCAGTACGGCGGCGTGATGCCCGAACTCGCCAGCCGCGAGCATGTCGAGCGCATCGACGCGGTGCTGGAAGGCGCGCTGGCGGAAGCCGGGCTGACGGTGCGGGACCTCGGCGCGGTCGCCGCCACCTCCGGCCCGGGGCTGGTCGGCGCGCTGCTGGTGGGGCTGATGTACGGCAAGGGGCTGGCGCAGGCGCTGGGGGTGCCCTTTTACGCGGCGCACCACCTGGAGGGCCACATCTTCGCGGCGGCGTCGGAGGCCGACCTGCGCCCGCCCTACCTCGCGCTGGTGGTGTCGGGCGGACACACCCACCTCTTCGACGTGCCGCAAGACGGCGAGTACGTGCTGGTCGGCGCCACCCGCGACGACGCGGCGGGCGAGGCCTTCGACAAGATCGCCCGGCTGGCGGGTCTGGGCTACCCCGGCGGCCCGGCCATCAGCGAGGCGGCCCGGCGCGGCGACCCGGACGCGGTGCCGTTCAAGGCGCCTTTGCAGGGCCAGAAAGGCTTCGACTTTTCCTTCAGTGGCCTGAAGACGGCGGCGCTGCTGGCGCACAGGGCCGGCGCCAGGCCCGAGGACCTCGCGGCAGGCTTCGAGCGGGCGGCGGTGCGTTTTCTGGTGGGGACGACCCTGCGGGCGGCGCAGGCGTGCGGGCGCGCGACGGTCGTGGTGTCGGGCGGCGTGGCGGCCAACCGGGCGCTGCGTGAAGCCTTTGCCCAGAGCGGCGTCCAGGCGGTCTTTCCCGGCTCCGGCCTCAACACCGACAACGGCGCGATGATCGCCCTGGCCGCCGCCGCTGCCCTGGGCGCCGGACGGCCCCCCAGCCCGCTCAGCGAGGGCGCGGTGGCCTACGCGCCGCTGGCCAACGCCTGA
- a CDS encoding class I SAM-dependent methyltransferase yields MHWSHTFYEQQDRLTGYYSQPIHPFHTALAARVTAHRGRPGTLLELGAGGGQFATAAALAGHTVTALDLYRRGGEHARRLAAGHGVAAAVRTVTGDFYTADPGGPFGTVCCWDGFGIGEDADQRFLLSRVARWLPEGAAAYVGVYTPWYWAQHAGFTRHTEGYTQTYGFDADGCRMLDTYAPTAAPALTQSLRCSSPADLRLLLPGTGLTLADVWAGGAYHTQAGVYQPQVSLGECMSDVAVLQRG; encoded by the coding sequence ATGCACTGGTCCCACACCTTTTACGAACAGCAAGACCGCCTGACGGGTTACTACAGCCAACCCATCCACCCCTTTCACACCGCCCTCGCCGCGCGGGTCACCGCCCACCGGGGACGGCCCGGCACGCTGCTGGAACTCGGCGCGGGCGGGGGGCAGTTTGCCACCGCCGCCGCCCTGGCCGGACACACGGTCACGGCGCTCGACCTGTACAGGCGGGGCGGCGAACACGCGCGCAGGCTCGCCGCTGGGCACGGGGTCGCCGCCGCCGTGCGCACGGTGACCGGGGACTTCTACACCGCCGACCCTGGCGGTCCCTTCGGCACCGTCTGCTGCTGGGACGGCTTCGGGATCGGGGAGGACGCCGACCAACGCTTCTTGCTGTCGCGCGTGGCCCGCTGGCTCCCGGAGGGCGCGGCGGCTTACGTGGGGGTGTACACCCCCTGGTACTGGGCGCAGCACGCGGGGTTTACCCGGCACACGGAGGGCTACACCCAGACCTACGGTTTCGACGCGGACGGGTGCCGGATGCTCGACACCTATGCCCCCACGGCCGCGCCAGCGCTGACCCAGTCGCTGCGCTGCTCCAGTCCCGCCGACCTGCGCCTGTTGCTGCCGGGCACGGGCCTGACGCTGGCGGACGTGTGGGCAGGCGGCGCCTACCACACGCAGGCGGGCGTCTACCAGCCACAGGTTTCGCTGGGCGAGTGCATGAGCGACGTGGCGGTGCTGCAAAGAGGCTGA
- a CDS encoding barstar family protein encodes MINVFQQPPQGIQTAPHEPRILAAGHQVAVREVDLEGVADKEGLMLAFLRGLGLTDHFGRNWDALYDVLTDPDARPVRFALVLRDYGHFQARHKQLGPQLQQVLLGAQAEAAARGRSLWLLAEEPDHDTRHW; translated from the coding sequence GTGATCAACGTCTTTCAGCAGCCCCCGCAGGGCATCCAGACCGCTCCGCACGAGCCGCGCATCCTGGCGGCGGGTCACCAGGTCGCGGTGCGCGAGGTCGATCTGGAGGGCGTGGCCGACAAGGAGGGGCTGATGCTGGCCTTTTTGCGCGGCCTGGGGCTGACCGACCACTTCGGGCGCAACTGGGACGCCCTGTACGACGTGCTGACCGACCCCGACGCGCGCCCGGTGCGCTTCGCGCTGGTGCTGCGCGACTACGGGCATTTTCAGGCCCGCCACAAGCAGCTGGGGCCGCAGCTTCAGCAAGTTCTCCTCGGCGCCCAGGCCGAGGCCGCCGCCCGGGGCCGCTCGCTGTGGCTGCTGGCCGAGGAACCCGACCACGACACGCGGCACTGGTAG
- a CDS encoding ribonuclease domain-containing protein has protein sequence MSLRHPFSRLWPLLLAAGLSAGLAACDLPETETQVGPASVQAPAPRPTRGPAAPTREERDPQSGLRWIGASDLPREGRRTLALIRAGGPFPYRKDGSSFGNRERLLPPRPGGGYREYTVPTPGEDDRGARRIVCAALTPPDAECYYTADHYASFRRIAP, from the coding sequence GTGAGCCTGCGCCACCCCTTTTCCCGCCTGTGGCCGCTGCTGCTGGCCGCCGGACTGTCGGCGGGGCTGGCCGCCTGCGACCTGCCCGAAACGGAGACGCAGGTCGGCCCGGCGTCTGTCCAGGCCCCGGCACCCCGCCCCACCCGGGGACCCGCCGCCCCCACCCGGGAGGAACGCGATCCCCAAAGCGGCCTGCGCTGGATCGGGGCGAGCGACCTTCCGCGCGAGGGGCGGCGCACCCTGGCGCTGATCCGCGCAGGCGGCCCTTTCCCGTACCGCAAGGACGGCAGCTCCTTCGGCAACCGCGAGCGCCTGCTGCCCCCGCGTCCGGGCGGCGGCTACCGCGAGTACACCGTCCCCACGCCCGGCGAGGACGACCGGGGCGCGCGGCGGATCGTCTGCGCGGCCCTCACGCCGCCGGACGCCGAGTGCTACTACACCGCCGACCATTACGCCTCCTTTCGCCGGATCGCCCCGTGA
- a CDS encoding heme-dependent oxidative N-demethylase subunit alpha family protein codes for MFTRPPTVYRPFLNGVYSVSAGLFRLGVQPLPWREDGQPEAHTFALDRDYGRFVASKAAAWRRARHEYAGEAGLTPALREAALDFLARTLAAESGGVMGWDGRRFSNRALGWAADLGLRWGNVERLERFTAPHADLIGDVTPLNALDFLGLNVPEDLALIARDPARAGEGGGRDWLAAAHVLSPQHWDPRDKLGRDFAAVHAPVAGGGLLSATAPRLVEAVIARGPFVRFAWGVSMGDRLDHHPAAPPDTDRAPATRFDPGAAFLRVERQTLTGFPEAQGALFTIRPYTYPLREAVARPGDARALAAALRTMTPEQVSYKGLTPLLADLLRWLDGQAG; via the coding sequence GTGTTCACCCGCCCGCCGACCGTGTACCGCCCCTTTTTGAACGGGGTGTACAGCGTGTCGGCGGGCCTGTTTCGGCTGGGCGTCCAGCCGCTGCCGTGGAGGGAAGACGGCCAGCCGGAAGCGCATACCTTTGCCCTCGACCGCGACTACGGGCGTTTTGTGGCGAGCAAGGCCGCCGCCTGGCGCCGCGCGCGGCACGAGTACGCGGGTGAGGCGGGCCTGACGCCTGCGCTGCGGGAGGCGGCGCTGGATTTTCTCGCCCGGACGCTGGCCGCCGAGAGCGGCGGCGTGATGGGCTGGGACGGGCGGCGCTTCAGCAACCGTGCCCTGGGCTGGGCAGCCGACCTCGGCCTGCGCTGGGGCAACGTGGAGAGACTGGAGCGTTTCACGGCCCCGCACGCCGACCTGATCGGGGACGTGACGCCCCTGAACGCGCTGGACTTTCTGGGCCTCAACGTCCCCGAGGACCTCGCCTTGATCGCCCGCGACCCCGCCCGAGCAGGGGAGGGCGGCGGGCGCGACTGGCTGGCCGCCGCGCACGTCCTCTCGCCGCAGCACTGGGACCCGCGCGACAAGCTGGGGCGCGACTTCGCGGCCGTCCACGCGCCGGTCGCGGGCGGCGGCCTTCTGAGTGCCACCGCCCCCCGGCTGGTGGAGGCCGTGATCGCGCGCGGGCCGTTCGTGCGCTTTGCCTGGGGCGTCAGCATGGGAGACCGGCTGGACCACCACCCGGCCGCCCCGCCAGACACCGACCGCGCGCCCGCCACCCGCTTTGACCCCGGCGCCGCCTTCCTGCGGGTCGAGCGCCAGACGCTGACCGGGTTCCCGGAGGCGCAGGGGGCGCTTTTCACCATCCGGCCCTACACCTACCCGCTGCGGGAAGCGGTCGCCCGGCCCGGGGACGCCCGCGCCCTGGCCGCCGCCCTGCGGACGATGACGCCCGAGCAGGTGAGCTACAAGGGCCTGACGCCGCTACTCGCGGACCTGCTGCGCTGGCTGGACGGGCAGGCGGGCTGA
- a CDS encoding undecaprenyl-diphosphate phosphatase encodes MDWIYAIIYGIVEGITEFLPISSTGHLILTGNLMGVPWPKEVKDAFEVVIQGGAILSVLVYYWRDFLKIRHIGSDRSQQTLWTGVLVATLPAVVLGLLFGDLIQERLFNPTVVAWALIVGGVLMWLIESRRAQPDVHSIEEIGVRKSLMIGALQCLALLWPGFSRSASSILGGMVLGLDRPTATKFSFYLGVPTLGGAALLNLIQGREVIFGEIGLLNVVLGAATSFVVAYLAIGWLLKFVSTNNFKGFAVYRVIVGAVILLLVGAGRL; translated from the coding sequence ATGGACTGGATTTACGCCATCATTTACGGAATCGTCGAGGGTATTACCGAATTTCTGCCGATCAGCTCGACCGGGCACCTGATCCTCACCGGCAACCTGATGGGCGTGCCCTGGCCCAAGGAGGTCAAGGACGCCTTCGAGGTGGTGATTCAGGGCGGCGCGATTCTCAGCGTGCTGGTGTACTACTGGCGCGACTTCCTGAAAATCCGGCACATCGGCAGCGACCGCAGCCAGCAGACGCTCTGGACCGGCGTGCTGGTGGCGACCCTTCCGGCGGTCGTGCTGGGCCTGCTGTTCGGGGACCTGATTCAGGAAAGGCTGTTCAACCCTACCGTGGTCGCCTGGGCTTTGATCGTGGGCGGCGTGCTGATGTGGCTGATCGAGAGCCGCCGCGCGCAGCCGGACGTGCATTCCATCGAGGAGATCGGCGTCCGCAAGTCGCTGATGATCGGGGCGCTGCAATGCCTGGCGCTGCTGTGGCCGGGCTTTTCCCGCTCCGCAAGTTCGATTCTGGGCGGGATGGTCCTGGGCCTCGACCGCCCGACGGCCACCAAGTTCAGCTTCTACCTCGGCGTGCCCACCCTGGGCGGCGCGGCGCTGCTCAACCTGATTCAAGGCCGCGAGGTGATTTTCGGGGAGATCGGCCTGCTCAACGTGGTGCTGGGCGCGGCGACCTCCTTCGTGGTGGCGTACCTCGCCATCGGCTGGCTCTTGAAGTTCGTCTCCACCAACAATTTCAAGGGGTTCGCGGTGTACCGGGTGATCGTGGGCGCCGTGATTCTGCTGCTGGTGGGGGCCGGGCGGCTGTAG
- a CDS encoding aminoglycoside phosphotransferase family protein yields the protein MPFEPYLTRWDLLPDGEPVHTPTSDLLPVRSQGQAAMLKVARNDEEEVGHGLMVWWSGAGAARVLAHAGPALLLERVGGGLPLTELVRRGHDDEASRILCRVAARLHAPRPEPAPALVPLERWFRALEPASRQYGGVLVDGAATARHLLSAPQDPRPLHGDLHHANVLHSPERGWLAIDPKGLTGERGFDYANIFCNPDLPTASRPGRLARQSWVVAQAAGLDRHRLLEWVLAYAGLSAAWHLEDGRSDLAAPVLEVARLAAAEGRR from the coding sequence GTGCCCTTCGAGCCGTATCTGACCCGCTGGGACCTCCTCCCGGACGGCGAGCCGGTCCACACCCCCACCAGCGACCTGTTGCCGGTGCGTTCTCAGGGTCAGGCCGCCATGCTGAAGGTGGCCCGCAACGACGAGGAGGAGGTCGGCCACGGGCTGATGGTCTGGTGGAGCGGCGCCGGAGCGGCGCGGGTCCTGGCGCACGCCGGCCCCGCGCTGCTGCTGGAGCGGGTCGGGGGCGGCCTCCCGCTGACCGAACTGGTCCGGCGAGGGCACGACGACGAGGCTTCGCGGATTCTTTGCCGGGTGGCGGCGCGGCTGCACGCCCCACGCCCAGAGCCTGCGCCCGCGCTGGTGCCGCTGGAGAGGTGGTTTCGCGCGCTGGAACCCGCCTCACGGCAGTACGGGGGCGTTCTGGTGGACGGCGCCGCGACCGCCCGGCACCTGCTGAGCGCGCCGCAAGACCCCCGCCCGCTGCACGGCGACCTGCACCACGCCAACGTCCTGCACAGCCCGGAGCGCGGCTGGCTCGCCATCGACCCCAAGGGGCTGACGGGCGAGCGCGGCTTTGACTACGCCAACATCTTCTGCAATCCCGACCTGCCCACCGCCTCCCGGCCCGGACGGCTCGCGCGGCAGTCGTGGGTGGTCGCGCAGGCGGCGGGACTCGACCGGCACCGTCTCCTCGAATGGGTGCTCGCCTACGCGGGTCTCTCGGCGGCGTGGCACCTGGAAGACGGCCGGAGCGACCTCGCCGCGCCGGTGCTGGAAGTCGCGCGCCTCGCGGCGGCGGAGGGGCGCCGCTGA
- the rpsB gene encoding 30S ribosomal protein S2, translated as MSYISMKQLLEAGVHFGHETKRWNPKFKRFIFAERNGIFIIDLQKTLKQIDRSFDYIKDLSERGGVILFVGTKKQAQEIVELEARRTGMPFVTSRWLGGMLTNFRTMRTRIDRLNELDDMFESGRINDRPKAERIALGTERERLLRFVGGIRKMTRLPDAIFVVDPTKEVIAVQEANKLGIPVIALADTDSDPDVIDYIVPGNDDAIRSIQLIAHRVGDLIVEARGGGEDVSGGRVEGENDAIVAAEQGEEGDTAQLTSSQGRS; from the coding sequence GTGTCGTACATTTCCATGAAGCAGCTGCTCGAAGCGGGCGTCCACTTCGGCCACGAGACCAAGCGCTGGAACCCCAAGTTCAAGCGGTTCATCTTTGCCGAGCGCAACGGCATCTTCATCATCGACCTGCAAAAGACCCTCAAGCAGATCGACCGTTCCTTCGATTACATCAAGGACCTGTCCGAGCGCGGCGGCGTGATCCTCTTCGTGGGCACCAAGAAGCAGGCCCAGGAGATCGTGGAACTCGAAGCCCGGCGCACCGGGATGCCCTTCGTGACCAGCCGCTGGCTGGGCGGGATGCTCACCAACTTCCGCACCATGCGCACCCGCATCGACCGCCTGAACGAACTCGACGACATGTTCGAGTCGGGCCGCATCAACGACCGCCCCAAGGCCGAGCGCATCGCCCTGGGCACCGAACGCGAGCGCCTGCTGCGCTTTGTGGGCGGCATCCGCAAGATGACCCGCCTCCCGGACGCGATCTTCGTGGTGGACCCCACCAAGGAAGTCATCGCCGTGCAGGAGGCCAACAAGCTGGGGATTCCCGTGATCGCCTTGGCCGACACCGACTCCGACCCCGACGTGATCGACTACATCGTGCCGGGCAACGACGACGCGATCCGCAGCATCCAGCTGATCGCCCACCGCGTCGGTGACCTGATCGTGGAGGCGCGCGGCGGCGGCGAGGACGTGAGCGGCGGGCGCGTGGAGGGCGAGAACGACGCCATCGTGGCTGCCGAGCAGGGGGAAGAGGGCGACACCGCCCAGCTCACCTCCAGCCAGGGCCGCAGCTAA
- the tsf gene encoding translation elongation factor Ts, producing the protein MMESIKKLRELTGAGMMDVKKALADAGNDEDKAVALLRERGIVKAAKKADREAKEGLVRFVVDGNKAAIVEVNSETDFVARNSDFQALVESLAQAALKAGTNDVEEFKNFTLESGDTVGNAVAAAAGRIGENLVLNRVAYVEGDTVAGYVHSNGKIGVLVDVSGGDSAKAKDVALHVAAERPQYLSRDEVNQDDIEKEREILTNKALNEGKPQQIVDKIVGGQIGKFYEEKVLPEQKFVKDNSVTVGQYLGSGQIKRFVRFEIGA; encoded by the coding sequence ATGATGGAATCGATCAAGAAGCTGCGCGAGCTGACCGGCGCGGGCATGATGGACGTGAAAAAGGCCCTGGCCGACGCTGGAAACGACGAGGACAAGGCGGTCGCCCTGCTGCGCGAGCGCGGCATCGTGAAGGCCGCCAAGAAGGCCGACCGCGAGGCCAAGGAGGGCCTGGTGCGCTTCGTGGTGGACGGCAACAAGGCCGCCATCGTGGAAGTCAACAGCGAGACCGACTTCGTGGCCCGCAACTCCGACTTCCAGGCGCTGGTCGAGAGCCTCGCGCAGGCGGCGCTCAAGGCCGGGACCAACGACGTGGAGGAGTTCAAGAACTTCACGCTGGAGAGCGGCGACACGGTGGGTAACGCGGTCGCGGCGGCGGCGGGCCGGATCGGCGAGAACCTGGTCCTGAACCGGGTGGCCTACGTCGAGGGCGACACGGTGGCCGGGTACGTGCACTCCAACGGCAAGATCGGCGTGCTCGTCGACGTGTCGGGCGGCGACAGCGCCAAGGCCAAGGACGTGGCCCTGCACGTGGCCGCCGAGCGGCCCCAGTACCTCAGCCGCGACGAGGTCAACCAGGACGACATCGAAAAAGAGCGCGAGATCCTGACCAACAAGGCGCTCAACGAGGGCAAGCCCCAGCAGATCGTGGACAAGATCGTGGGCGGCCAGATCGGCAAGTTCTACGAGGAAAAGGTCCTGCCCGAGCAGAAGTTCGTCAAGGACAACAGCGTGACGGTGGGGCAGTACCTGGGCAGCGGCCAGATCAAGCGCTTCGTGCGCTTCGAGATCGGCGCGTAA